Proteins co-encoded in one Microcebus murinus isolate Inina chromosome 5, M.murinus_Inina_mat1.0, whole genome shotgun sequence genomic window:
- the BAG6 gene encoding large proline-rich protein BAG6 isoform X7: MEPNDSTSTAVEEPDSLEVLVKTLDSQTRTFIVGAQMNVKEFKEHIAASVSIPSEKQRLIYQGRVLQDDKKLQEYNVGGKVIHLVERAPPQTQLPSGASSGTGSASATHGGGPSPGTRGPGASVHDRNANSYVMVGTFNLPSDGSAVDVHINMEQAPIQSEPRVRLVMAQHMIRDIQTLLSRMECRGAPQVQHSQLPPQMPTVAPEPVALSSQTSEPVESEVPPREPMEAEGVEERAPAQSPELTPSGSAPTGPAPASETNAPNHPSPAEYVEVLQELQRLESRLQPFLQRYYEVLGTAATTDYNNNHEGREEDQRLINLVGESLRLLGNTFVALSDLRCNLACAPPRHLHVVRPMSHYTTPMVLQQAAIPIQINVGTTVTMTGNGTRPPPNPNAEAPPPGPGQASSLAPSSTTVESSSEGASPPGPAPPPATSHPRVIRISHQSVEPVVMMHMNIQGPLSLSPCPDSGTQPGGVPSAPTGPLGPPGHGQTLGSTLIQLPSLPPEFMHAVAHQITHQAMVAAVASAAAGQQVPGFPTAPTRVVIARPTPPQARPSHPGGPPVSGALQGTGLGTNASLAQMVSGLVGQLLMQPVLVAQGTPGMAPPPAPATASASAGTTNTATIAGPAPGGPAQPPPPQPSTADLQFSQLLGNLLGPAGPGTGGPGVPSPTITVAMPGVPAFLQGMTDFLQATQTAPPPPPPPPPPPPEQQTMPPPGSPSSGAGSPGGLGLESLPPEFYTSVVQGVLSSLLGSLGARAGSSESIAAFIQRLSGSSNIFEPGADGALGFFGALLSLLCQNFSMVDVVMLLHGHFQPLQRLQPQLRSFFHQHYLGGQEPTPSNIRMATHTLITGLEEYVRESFSLVQVQPGVDIIRTNLEFLQEQFNSIAAHVLHCTDSGFGARLLELCNQGLFECLALNLHCLGGQQMELAAVINGRIRRMSRGVNPSLVSWLTTMMGLRLQVVLEHMPVGPDAILRYVRRVGDPPQPLPEEPMEVQGAERTSPEPQRENASPAPGTTAEEAMSRGPPPPPEGGSRDDQDGASAETEPWAAAVPPEWVPIIQQDIQSQRKVKPQPPLSDAYLSGMPAKRRKTMQGEGPQLLLSEAVSRAAKAAGARPLTSPESLSRDLEAPEVQESYRHQLRSDIQKRLQEDPNYSPQRFPNAHRAFADDP, encoded by the exons ATGGAGCCAAATGATAGTACGAGTACCGCTGTGGAGGAGCCTGATAGCTTGGAGGTGCTGGTGAAGACCCTGGACTCTCAAACTCGGACCTTTATTGTGGGGGCCCAG ATGAATGTAAAAGAGTTCAAGGAGCACATTGCTGCCTCTGTCAGTATCCCATCTGAGAAACAGCGGCTCATCTACCAGGGCCGAGTTCTGCAAGATGATAAGAAGCTCCAGGAATATA ATGTTGGGGGAAAGGTTATCCACCTGGTGGAACGGGCTCCTCCTCAAACTCAGCTCCCTTCTGGGGCATCTTCTGGGACAGGGTCTGCTTCAGCCACCCATGGTGGGGGACCCTCACCTGGTACTCGGGGGCCTGGGGCCTCTGTTCATGACCGGAATGCCAACAGCTATGTCATGGTTGGAACCTTCAATCTTCCT AGTGACGGCTCTGCTGTGGATGTTCACATCAACATGGAACAGGCCCCGATTCAG AGTGAGCCCCGGGTACGGCTGGTGATGGCTCAGCACATGATCAGAGATATACAGACCTTACTATCCCGGATGGAG TGTCGAGGGGCTCCCCAAGTGCAGCACAGTCAGCTACCCCCACAGATGCCGACTGTGGCCCCAGAGCCAGTAGCCTTGAGCTCTCAAACATCAGAACCAGTGGAAAGTGAAGTTCCTCCTCGGGAGCCCATGGAGGCAGAAGGAGTGGAAGAGCGCGCCCCAGCGCAGAGCCCGGAGCTCACCCCTTCTGGCTCAGCCCCAACAGGCCCAGCACCTGCCTCAGAGACAAATGCACCCAA CCATCCTTCCCCTGCGGAGTATGTCGAAGTGCTCCAAGAGCTGCAGCGGCTGGAGAGCCGTCTCCAGCCCTTCTTGCAGCGCTACTATGAGGTTCTGGGCACTGCTGCCACCACGGACTACAACAACAAT CATGAGGGCCGGGAGGAGGATCAGCGGTTGATCAACTTGGTGGGGGAGAGCCTGCGGCTGCTGGGCAACACCTTTGTGGCATTGTCTGACCTGCGCTGCAACCTGGCCTGTGCGCCTCCACGACACCTGCATGTGGTCCGGCCCATGTCTCACTACACCACCCCCATGGTGCTCCAGCAGGCAGCCATTCCCATCCAG ATCAATGTGGGGACCACTGTGACTATGACAGGGAATGGGACTCGGCCCCCCCCGAATCCCAATGCGGAGGCACCTCCCCCTGGTCCTGGGCAGGCCTCGTCCTTGGCTCCGTCTTCTACCACTGTCGAGTCCTCAAGTGAGGGGGCTTCCCCACCAGGGCCAGCTCCCCCGCCAGCCACCAGTCACCCAAGGGTCATCCGGATTTCCCATCAAAGTGTGGAACCCGTGGTCATGATGCACATGAACATTCAAG GGccactctctctgtctccctgcccAGATTCTGGCACACAGCCCGGTGGTGTTCCGAGTGCTCCCACTGGCCCCCTAGGACCCCCTGGTCATGGCCAGACCCTGG GCTCCACCCTCATCcagctgccctccctgccccctgagTTCATGCACGCCGTCGCCCACCAGATCACTCATCAGGCCATGGTGGCAGCTGTTGCCTCCGCGGCCGCAG GACAGCAAGTGCCAGGCTTCCCGACAGCTCCAACCCGAGTGGTGATTGCCCGGCCCACCCCTCCACAGGCTCGGCCTTCCCATCCTGGGGGCCCCCCAGTCTCTGGGGCTCTG CAGGGCACTGGGCTGGGCACCAATGCCTCGCTGGCCCAGATGGTGAGCGGCCTTGTGGGGCAGCTCCTTATGCAGCCTGTCCTCGTGG CTCAGGGGACCCCAGGAATGGctccacctccagcccctgccaCTGCTTCAGCCAGTGCTGGCACCACCAACACAGCCACCATagctggccctgccccaggggGACCTGCTCAGCCTCCACCCCCTCAACCTTCCACAGCTGATCTTCAGTTCTCTCAGCTCCTGGGGAACCTACTGGGGCCTGCAGGGCCAGGGACTGGAGGGCCTGGCGTGCCTTCTCCCACCATCACTGTGGCAATGCCTGGTGTCCCTGCCTTTCTCCAGGGCATGACTGACTTCTTGCAG GCAACACAGAcagcccctccaccccctccacctcctccacccccacccccagagcagCAGACCATGCCCCCACCAGGGTCCCCTTCCAGTGGTGCAGGGAGTCCTGGAGGTCTAGGCCTTGAGAGCCTGCCACCGGAGTTTTACACCTCAGTGGTGCAGGGTGTGCTCAGCTCCCTGCTGGGTTCCCTGGGGGCTCGGGCTGGCAGCAGTGAAAGTATCGCTGCCTTCATACAGCGCCTCAGTGGATCCAGCAACATCTTTGAGCCTGGAGCTGATGGGGCTCTCG GATTCTTTGGGGCCCTGCTCTCTCTTCTGTGCCAGAACTTCTCCATGGTGGATGTAGTGATGCTTCTCCATGGGCATTTCCAGCCACTGCAGCGGCTTCAGCCCCAGCTACGATCCTTCTTCCACCAGCACTATCTGGGTGGTCAGGAGCCCACACCCAGTAACATCCGG ATGGCAACCCACACATTGATCACGGGTCTAGAAGAATATGTGCGGGAAAGTTTT TCTTTGGTGCAGGTTCAGCCAGGTGTGGACATCATCCGGACAAATCTGGAATTTCTCCAGGAGCAGTTTAATAGCATCGCTGCTCATGTGTTACACTGCACAG ACAGTGGATTTGGGGCCCGGTTGCTGGAGTTGTGTAACCAGGGACTGTTTGAATGTCTGGCCCTGAACCTGCACTGCTTGGGGGGACAGCAGATGGAGCTTGCTGCTGTTATCAATGGCCGGATT CGTCGTATGTCTCGTGGGGTGAATCCCTCCTTGGTGAGCTGGCTGACCACTATGATGGGACTGAGGCTTCAGGTGGTACTggagcacatgcctgtaggccctgATGCCATCCTCAGATACGTTCGCAGGGTTGGTGATCCCCCCCAG CCACTTCCTGAGGAACCAATGGAAGTTCAGGGAGCAGAAAGAACTTCCCCTGAGCCTCAG CGGGAGAATGCTTCCCCAGCTCCCGGGACAACAGCAGAAGAGGCCATGTCCCGAGGTCCACCTCCGCCTCCTGAGGGAGGCTCCCGAGATGATCAGGATGGAGCTTCAGCTGAGACAGAACCTTGGGCAGCTGCAGTTCCCCCA GAATGGGTCCCTATTATCCAGCAGGACATTCAGAGCCAGCGGAAGGTGAAACCACAGCCCCCTTTGAGCGATGCCTACCTCAGTGGTATGCCTGCTAAAAGACGCAAG ACGATGCAGGGTGAGGgcccccagctgctcctctcAGAGGCCGTGAGCCGGGCAGCTAAGGCAGCCGGAGCTCGGCCCCTGACAAGCCCGGAGAGCCTGAGCCGGGACCTGGAGGCACCAGAGGTTCAGGAGAGCTACAGGCACCAG CTCCGGTCTGATATACAAAAACGACTGCAGGAAGACCCCAACTATAGCCCCCAGCGCTTCCCTAATGCCCACCGGGCCTTTGCTGATGATCCCTAG
- the BAG6 gene encoding large proline-rich protein BAG6 isoform X22: protein MEPNDSTSTAVEEPDSLEVLVKTLDSQTRTFIVGAQMNVKEFKEHIAASVSIPSEKQRLIYQGRVLQDDKKLQEYNVGGKVIHLVERAPPQTQLPSGASSGTGSASATHGGGPSPGTRGPGASVHDRNANSYVMVGTFNLPSDGSAVDVHINMEQAPIQSEPRVRLVMAQHMIRDIQTLLSRMECRGAPQVQHSQLPPQMPTVAPEPVALSSQTSEPVESEVPPREPMEAEGVEERAPAQSPELTPSGSAPTGPAPASETNAPNHPSPAEYVEVLQELQRLESRLQPFLQRYYEVLGTAATTDYNNNHEGREEDQRLINLVGESLRLLGNTFVALSDLRCNLACAPPRHLHVVRPMSHYTTPMVLQQAAIPIQINVGTTVTMTGNGTRPPPNPNAEAPPPGPGQASSLAPSSTTVESSSEGASPPGPAPPPATSHPRVIRISHQSVEPVVMMHMNIQDSGTQPGGVPSAPTGPLGPPGHGQTLGQQVPGFPTAPTRVVIARPTPPQARPSHPGGPPVSGALGTGLGTNASLAQMVSGLVGQLLMQPVLVAQGTPGMAPPPAPATASASAGTTNTATIAGPAPGGPAQPPPPQPSTADLQFSQLLGNLLGPAGPGTGGPGVPSPTITVAMPGVPAFLQGMTDFLQATQTAPPPPPPPPPPPPEQQTMPPPGSPSSGAGSPGGLGLESLPPEFYTSVVQGVLSSLLGSLGARAGSSESIAAFIQRLSGSSNIFEPGADGALGFFGALLSLLCQNFSMVDVVMLLHGHFQPLQRLQPQLRSFFHQHYLGGQEPTPSNIRMATHTLITGLEEYVRESFSLVQVQPGVDIIRTNLEFLQEQFNSIAAHVLHCTDSGFGARLLELCNQGLFECLALNLHCLGGQQMELAAVINGRIRRMSRGVNPSLVSWLTTMMGLRLQVVLEHMPVGPDAILRYVRRVGDPPQPLPEEPMEVQGAERTSPEPQRENASPAPGTTAEEAMSRGPPPPPEGGSRDDQDGASAETEPWAAAVPPEWVPIIQQDIQSQRKVKPQPPLSDAYLSGMPAKRRKTMQGEGPQLLLSEAVSRAAKAAGARPLTSPESLSRDLEAPEVQESYRHQLRSDIQKRLQEDPNYSPQRFPNAHRAFADDP from the exons ATGGAGCCAAATGATAGTACGAGTACCGCTGTGGAGGAGCCTGATAGCTTGGAGGTGCTGGTGAAGACCCTGGACTCTCAAACTCGGACCTTTATTGTGGGGGCCCAG ATGAATGTAAAAGAGTTCAAGGAGCACATTGCTGCCTCTGTCAGTATCCCATCTGAGAAACAGCGGCTCATCTACCAGGGCCGAGTTCTGCAAGATGATAAGAAGCTCCAGGAATATA ATGTTGGGGGAAAGGTTATCCACCTGGTGGAACGGGCTCCTCCTCAAACTCAGCTCCCTTCTGGGGCATCTTCTGGGACAGGGTCTGCTTCAGCCACCCATGGTGGGGGACCCTCACCTGGTACTCGGGGGCCTGGGGCCTCTGTTCATGACCGGAATGCCAACAGCTATGTCATGGTTGGAACCTTCAATCTTCCT AGTGACGGCTCTGCTGTGGATGTTCACATCAACATGGAACAGGCCCCGATTCAG AGTGAGCCCCGGGTACGGCTGGTGATGGCTCAGCACATGATCAGAGATATACAGACCTTACTATCCCGGATGGAG TGTCGAGGGGCTCCCCAAGTGCAGCACAGTCAGCTACCCCCACAGATGCCGACTGTGGCCCCAGAGCCAGTAGCCTTGAGCTCTCAAACATCAGAACCAGTGGAAAGTGAAGTTCCTCCTCGGGAGCCCATGGAGGCAGAAGGAGTGGAAGAGCGCGCCCCAGCGCAGAGCCCGGAGCTCACCCCTTCTGGCTCAGCCCCAACAGGCCCAGCACCTGCCTCAGAGACAAATGCACCCAA CCATCCTTCCCCTGCGGAGTATGTCGAAGTGCTCCAAGAGCTGCAGCGGCTGGAGAGCCGTCTCCAGCCCTTCTTGCAGCGCTACTATGAGGTTCTGGGCACTGCTGCCACCACGGACTACAACAACAAT CATGAGGGCCGGGAGGAGGATCAGCGGTTGATCAACTTGGTGGGGGAGAGCCTGCGGCTGCTGGGCAACACCTTTGTGGCATTGTCTGACCTGCGCTGCAACCTGGCCTGTGCGCCTCCACGACACCTGCATGTGGTCCGGCCCATGTCTCACTACACCACCCCCATGGTGCTCCAGCAGGCAGCCATTCCCATCCAG ATCAATGTGGGGACCACTGTGACTATGACAGGGAATGGGACTCGGCCCCCCCCGAATCCCAATGCGGAGGCACCTCCCCCTGGTCCTGGGCAGGCCTCGTCCTTGGCTCCGTCTTCTACCACTGTCGAGTCCTCAAGTGAGGGGGCTTCCCCACCAGGGCCAGCTCCCCCGCCAGCCACCAGTCACCCAAGGGTCATCCGGATTTCCCATCAAAGTGTGGAACCCGTGGTCATGATGCACATGAACATTCAAG ATTCTGGCACACAGCCCGGTGGTGTTCCGAGTGCTCCCACTGGCCCCCTAGGACCCCCTGGTCATGGCCAGACCCTGG GACAGCAAGTGCCAGGCTTCCCGACAGCTCCAACCCGAGTGGTGATTGCCCGGCCCACCCCTCCACAGGCTCGGCCTTCCCATCCTGGGGGCCCCCCAGTCTCTGGGGCTCTG GGCACTGGGCTGGGCACCAATGCCTCGCTGGCCCAGATGGTGAGCGGCCTTGTGGGGCAGCTCCTTATGCAGCCTGTCCTCGTGG CTCAGGGGACCCCAGGAATGGctccacctccagcccctgccaCTGCTTCAGCCAGTGCTGGCACCACCAACACAGCCACCATagctggccctgccccaggggGACCTGCTCAGCCTCCACCCCCTCAACCTTCCACAGCTGATCTTCAGTTCTCTCAGCTCCTGGGGAACCTACTGGGGCCTGCAGGGCCAGGGACTGGAGGGCCTGGCGTGCCTTCTCCCACCATCACTGTGGCAATGCCTGGTGTCCCTGCCTTTCTCCAGGGCATGACTGACTTCTTGCAG GCAACACAGAcagcccctccaccccctccacctcctccacccccacccccagagcagCAGACCATGCCCCCACCAGGGTCCCCTTCCAGTGGTGCAGGGAGTCCTGGAGGTCTAGGCCTTGAGAGCCTGCCACCGGAGTTTTACACCTCAGTGGTGCAGGGTGTGCTCAGCTCCCTGCTGGGTTCCCTGGGGGCTCGGGCTGGCAGCAGTGAAAGTATCGCTGCCTTCATACAGCGCCTCAGTGGATCCAGCAACATCTTTGAGCCTGGAGCTGATGGGGCTCTCG GATTCTTTGGGGCCCTGCTCTCTCTTCTGTGCCAGAACTTCTCCATGGTGGATGTAGTGATGCTTCTCCATGGGCATTTCCAGCCACTGCAGCGGCTTCAGCCCCAGCTACGATCCTTCTTCCACCAGCACTATCTGGGTGGTCAGGAGCCCACACCCAGTAACATCCGG ATGGCAACCCACACATTGATCACGGGTCTAGAAGAATATGTGCGGGAAAGTTTT TCTTTGGTGCAGGTTCAGCCAGGTGTGGACATCATCCGGACAAATCTGGAATTTCTCCAGGAGCAGTTTAATAGCATCGCTGCTCATGTGTTACACTGCACAG ACAGTGGATTTGGGGCCCGGTTGCTGGAGTTGTGTAACCAGGGACTGTTTGAATGTCTGGCCCTGAACCTGCACTGCTTGGGGGGACAGCAGATGGAGCTTGCTGCTGTTATCAATGGCCGGATT CGTCGTATGTCTCGTGGGGTGAATCCCTCCTTGGTGAGCTGGCTGACCACTATGATGGGACTGAGGCTTCAGGTGGTACTggagcacatgcctgtaggccctgATGCCATCCTCAGATACGTTCGCAGGGTTGGTGATCCCCCCCAG CCACTTCCTGAGGAACCAATGGAAGTTCAGGGAGCAGAAAGAACTTCCCCTGAGCCTCAG CGGGAGAATGCTTCCCCAGCTCCCGGGACAACAGCAGAAGAGGCCATGTCCCGAGGTCCACCTCCGCCTCCTGAGGGAGGCTCCCGAGATGATCAGGATGGAGCTTCAGCTGAGACAGAACCTTGGGCAGCTGCAGTTCCCCCA GAATGGGTCCCTATTATCCAGCAGGACATTCAGAGCCAGCGGAAGGTGAAACCACAGCCCCCTTTGAGCGATGCCTACCTCAGTGGTATGCCTGCTAAAAGACGCAAG ACGATGCAGGGTGAGGgcccccagctgctcctctcAGAGGCCGTGAGCCGGGCAGCTAAGGCAGCCGGAGCTCGGCCCCTGACAAGCCCGGAGAGCCTGAGCCGGGACCTGGAGGCACCAGAGGTTCAGGAGAGCTACAGGCACCAG CTCCGGTCTGATATACAAAAACGACTGCAGGAAGACCCCAACTATAGCCCCCAGCGCTTCCCTAATGCCCACCGGGCCTTTGCTGATGATCCCTAG
- the BAG6 gene encoding large proline-rich protein BAG6 isoform X21 — MEPNDSTSTAVEEPDSLEVLVKTLDSQTRTFIVGAQMNVKEFKEHIAASVSIPSEKQRLIYQGRVLQDDKKLQEYNVGGKVIHLVERAPPQTQLPSGASSGTGSASATHGGGPSPGTRGPGASVHDRNANSYVMVGTFNLPSDGSAVDVHINMEQAPIQSEPRVRLVMAQHMIRDIQTLLSRMECRGAPQVQHSQLPPQMPTVAPEPVALSSQTSEPVESEVPPREPMEAEGVEERAPAQSPELTPSGSAPTGPAPASETNAPNHPSPAEYVEVLQELQRLESRLQPFLQRYYEVLGTAATTDYNNNHEGREEDQRLINLVGESLRLLGNTFVALSDLRCNLACAPPRHLHVVRPMSHYTTPMVLQQAAIPIQINVGTTVTMTGNGTRPPPNPNAEAPPPGPGQASSLAPSSTTVESSSEGASPPGPAPPPATSHPRVIRISHQSVEPVVMMHMNIQDSGTQPGGVPSAPTGPLGPPGHGQTLGQQVPGFPTAPTRVVIARPTPPQARPSHPGGPPVSGALQGTGLGTNASLAQMVSGLVGQLLMQPVLVAQGTPGMAPPPAPATASASAGTTNTATIAGPAPGGPAQPPPPQPSTADLQFSQLLGNLLGPAGPGTGGPGVPSPTITVAMPGVPAFLQGMTDFLQATQTAPPPPPPPPPPPPEQQTMPPPGSPSSGAGSPGGLGLESLPPEFYTSVVQGVLSSLLGSLGARAGSSESIAAFIQRLSGSSNIFEPGADGALGFFGALLSLLCQNFSMVDVVMLLHGHFQPLQRLQPQLRSFFHQHYLGGQEPTPSNIRMATHTLITGLEEYVRESFSLVQVQPGVDIIRTNLEFLQEQFNSIAAHVLHCTDSGFGARLLELCNQGLFECLALNLHCLGGQQMELAAVINGRIRRMSRGVNPSLVSWLTTMMGLRLQVVLEHMPVGPDAILRYVRRVGDPPQPLPEEPMEVQGAERTSPEPQRENASPAPGTTAEEAMSRGPPPPPEGGSRDDQDGASAETEPWAAAVPPEWVPIIQQDIQSQRKVKPQPPLSDAYLSGMPAKRRKTMQGEGPQLLLSEAVSRAAKAAGARPLTSPESLSRDLEAPEVQESYRHQLRSDIQKRLQEDPNYSPQRFPNAHRAFADDP, encoded by the exons ATGGAGCCAAATGATAGTACGAGTACCGCTGTGGAGGAGCCTGATAGCTTGGAGGTGCTGGTGAAGACCCTGGACTCTCAAACTCGGACCTTTATTGTGGGGGCCCAG ATGAATGTAAAAGAGTTCAAGGAGCACATTGCTGCCTCTGTCAGTATCCCATCTGAGAAACAGCGGCTCATCTACCAGGGCCGAGTTCTGCAAGATGATAAGAAGCTCCAGGAATATA ATGTTGGGGGAAAGGTTATCCACCTGGTGGAACGGGCTCCTCCTCAAACTCAGCTCCCTTCTGGGGCATCTTCTGGGACAGGGTCTGCTTCAGCCACCCATGGTGGGGGACCCTCACCTGGTACTCGGGGGCCTGGGGCCTCTGTTCATGACCGGAATGCCAACAGCTATGTCATGGTTGGAACCTTCAATCTTCCT AGTGACGGCTCTGCTGTGGATGTTCACATCAACATGGAACAGGCCCCGATTCAG AGTGAGCCCCGGGTACGGCTGGTGATGGCTCAGCACATGATCAGAGATATACAGACCTTACTATCCCGGATGGAG TGTCGAGGGGCTCCCCAAGTGCAGCACAGTCAGCTACCCCCACAGATGCCGACTGTGGCCCCAGAGCCAGTAGCCTTGAGCTCTCAAACATCAGAACCAGTGGAAAGTGAAGTTCCTCCTCGGGAGCCCATGGAGGCAGAAGGAGTGGAAGAGCGCGCCCCAGCGCAGAGCCCGGAGCTCACCCCTTCTGGCTCAGCCCCAACAGGCCCAGCACCTGCCTCAGAGACAAATGCACCCAA CCATCCTTCCCCTGCGGAGTATGTCGAAGTGCTCCAAGAGCTGCAGCGGCTGGAGAGCCGTCTCCAGCCCTTCTTGCAGCGCTACTATGAGGTTCTGGGCACTGCTGCCACCACGGACTACAACAACAAT CATGAGGGCCGGGAGGAGGATCAGCGGTTGATCAACTTGGTGGGGGAGAGCCTGCGGCTGCTGGGCAACACCTTTGTGGCATTGTCTGACCTGCGCTGCAACCTGGCCTGTGCGCCTCCACGACACCTGCATGTGGTCCGGCCCATGTCTCACTACACCACCCCCATGGTGCTCCAGCAGGCAGCCATTCCCATCCAG ATCAATGTGGGGACCACTGTGACTATGACAGGGAATGGGACTCGGCCCCCCCCGAATCCCAATGCGGAGGCACCTCCCCCTGGTCCTGGGCAGGCCTCGTCCTTGGCTCCGTCTTCTACCACTGTCGAGTCCTCAAGTGAGGGGGCTTCCCCACCAGGGCCAGCTCCCCCGCCAGCCACCAGTCACCCAAGGGTCATCCGGATTTCCCATCAAAGTGTGGAACCCGTGGTCATGATGCACATGAACATTCAAG ATTCTGGCACACAGCCCGGTGGTGTTCCGAGTGCTCCCACTGGCCCCCTAGGACCCCCTGGTCATGGCCAGACCCTGG GACAGCAAGTGCCAGGCTTCCCGACAGCTCCAACCCGAGTGGTGATTGCCCGGCCCACCCCTCCACAGGCTCGGCCTTCCCATCCTGGGGGCCCCCCAGTCTCTGGGGCTCTG CAGGGCACTGGGCTGGGCACCAATGCCTCGCTGGCCCAGATGGTGAGCGGCCTTGTGGGGCAGCTCCTTATGCAGCCTGTCCTCGTGG CTCAGGGGACCCCAGGAATGGctccacctccagcccctgccaCTGCTTCAGCCAGTGCTGGCACCACCAACACAGCCACCATagctggccctgccccaggggGACCTGCTCAGCCTCCACCCCCTCAACCTTCCACAGCTGATCTTCAGTTCTCTCAGCTCCTGGGGAACCTACTGGGGCCTGCAGGGCCAGGGACTGGAGGGCCTGGCGTGCCTTCTCCCACCATCACTGTGGCAATGCCTGGTGTCCCTGCCTTTCTCCAGGGCATGACTGACTTCTTGCAG GCAACACAGAcagcccctccaccccctccacctcctccacccccacccccagagcagCAGACCATGCCCCCACCAGGGTCCCCTTCCAGTGGTGCAGGGAGTCCTGGAGGTCTAGGCCTTGAGAGCCTGCCACCGGAGTTTTACACCTCAGTGGTGCAGGGTGTGCTCAGCTCCCTGCTGGGTTCCCTGGGGGCTCGGGCTGGCAGCAGTGAAAGTATCGCTGCCTTCATACAGCGCCTCAGTGGATCCAGCAACATCTTTGAGCCTGGAGCTGATGGGGCTCTCG GATTCTTTGGGGCCCTGCTCTCTCTTCTGTGCCAGAACTTCTCCATGGTGGATGTAGTGATGCTTCTCCATGGGCATTTCCAGCCACTGCAGCGGCTTCAGCCCCAGCTACGATCCTTCTTCCACCAGCACTATCTGGGTGGTCAGGAGCCCACACCCAGTAACATCCGG ATGGCAACCCACACATTGATCACGGGTCTAGAAGAATATGTGCGGGAAAGTTTT TCTTTGGTGCAGGTTCAGCCAGGTGTGGACATCATCCGGACAAATCTGGAATTTCTCCAGGAGCAGTTTAATAGCATCGCTGCTCATGTGTTACACTGCACAG ACAGTGGATTTGGGGCCCGGTTGCTGGAGTTGTGTAACCAGGGACTGTTTGAATGTCTGGCCCTGAACCTGCACTGCTTGGGGGGACAGCAGATGGAGCTTGCTGCTGTTATCAATGGCCGGATT CGTCGTATGTCTCGTGGGGTGAATCCCTCCTTGGTGAGCTGGCTGACCACTATGATGGGACTGAGGCTTCAGGTGGTACTggagcacatgcctgtaggccctgATGCCATCCTCAGATACGTTCGCAGGGTTGGTGATCCCCCCCAG CCACTTCCTGAGGAACCAATGGAAGTTCAGGGAGCAGAAAGAACTTCCCCTGAGCCTCAG CGGGAGAATGCTTCCCCAGCTCCCGGGACAACAGCAGAAGAGGCCATGTCCCGAGGTCCACCTCCGCCTCCTGAGGGAGGCTCCCGAGATGATCAGGATGGAGCTTCAGCTGAGACAGAACCTTGGGCAGCTGCAGTTCCCCCA GAATGGGTCCCTATTATCCAGCAGGACATTCAGAGCCAGCGGAAGGTGAAACCACAGCCCCCTTTGAGCGATGCCTACCTCAGTGGTATGCCTGCTAAAAGACGCAAG ACGATGCAGGGTGAGGgcccccagctgctcctctcAGAGGCCGTGAGCCGGGCAGCTAAGGCAGCCGGAGCTCGGCCCCTGACAAGCCCGGAGAGCCTGAGCCGGGACCTGGAGGCACCAGAGGTTCAGGAGAGCTACAGGCACCAG CTCCGGTCTGATATACAAAAACGACTGCAGGAAGACCCCAACTATAGCCCCCAGCGCTTCCCTAATGCCCACCGGGCCTTTGCTGATGATCCCTAG